Proteins from a genomic interval of Zingiber officinale cultivar Zhangliang chromosome 2A, Zo_v1.1, whole genome shotgun sequence:
- the LOC122043998 gene encoding uncharacterized protein LOC122043998, which produces MADHDKSPREPPAVHRHGNPIGRRDVQQQQQDGAAEDLLTSLHDNLLSSVLSFLSIKQCVALSALCSDFRRRIPSLIPRVDAFRCYVGILSFDDALPLNRIFPSALLRQCRIVFHYVADSPKRLRHMLVDGLAETGVQDLIVESSYCGWLNLGGRDSGFLSIRSLRSLCLRRIRLWRRPSSSFSCPLLTSLRIENCLLRDSFLRLLLASYPFLETLQLIFCYGINRSIDKLTIHSASLKHLVLIYLIPSVRAIDVRGPKLESLLVDVVNDLRIEAPKAQTASFHLAFLPPKDPSVALMNLFRTPFPRGLACLVLNSSRAPNGLAGINEFISPEYKEEGMIFNLDFNLKDESSTTILNELLKKCNDCNTKIDIRADSTGTESSTETAREDQHLLHDSTGLELINLQMMMPESRFERFLSNRKKMKKFKHTGLEILRRRTSREQFMDTLASEEFLFQVSSSIANCIEMKF; this is translated from the exons ATGGCAGACCATGACAAGAGCCCGCGTGAGCCGCCGGCGGTCCACCGCCATGGCAACCCAATCGGACGCCGCGAtgtgcagcagcagcagcaggatgGCGCGGCGGAGGACCTCCTCACTTCCCTCCACGACAACCTCCTCTCCTCCGTCCTCTCCTTCCTCTCCATCAAGCAGTGCGTCGCCCTCTCCGCCCTCTGCTCCGACTTCCGCAGACGCATCCCCTCCCTCATCCCCCGCGTCGACGCCTTCCGCTGCTACGTAGGGATTCTCTCCTTCGACGATGCCCTACCCCTAAACCGCATCTTCCCCAGCGCCCTACTCCGCCAATGCCGCATCGTCTTCCACTACGTCGCCGATTCACCCAAACGCCTCAGACATATGCTCGTCGACGGCCTCGCCGAGACGGGAGTCCAAGATCTCATCGTCGAATCCTCCTACTGCGGATGGCTCAACCTCGGCGGTAGGGACTCCGGCTTCTTGAGCATCAGGTCCCTGCGGAGTCTCTGCTTGCGCAGGATCCGGCTATGGAGAcgcccctcctcctccttctcctgcCCCCTCCTCACCTCCCTCCGAATCGAAAACTGCCTCCTTCGCGATTCTTTCCTGCGCCTCCTCCTCGCCTCCTACCCCTTCCTCGAGACCCTGCAACTCATATTTTGCTACGGTATCAATCGCAGCATAGACAAACTAACCATCCACTCCGCCTCCCTCAAGCATCTAGTCCTGATCTACTTGATCCCCAGCGTCCGCGCCATCGACGTCCGCGGCCCAAAGCTCGAGTCCCTCCTAGTCGACGTCGTCAATGACCTGCGCATCGAAGCGCCAAAGGCCCAGACCGCGTCGTTCCATCTCGCCTTCCTGCCGCCGAAAGATCCTTCGGTTGCACTGATGAATCTTTTCAGAACTCCTTTCCCAAGGGGACTCGCTTGCCTCGTGCTGAATTCTAGCAGAGCCCCAAAC GGATTAGCAGGAatcaatgaatttatttctcCGGAATACAAAGAGGAGGGCATGATCTTCAACCTCGACTTCAATCTGAAAGATGAGTCATCGACTACGATATTGAATGAGTTGCTCAAGAAGTGCAATGACTGCAATACCAAGATTGACATACGAGCAGATTCTACGGGTACAGAGAGCAGCACTGAAACAGCAAGGGAAGACCAGCACTTGCTCCATGACTCGACAGGATTGGAGCTGATTAACTTACAAATGATGATGCCGGAGAGTAGATTTGAAAGGTTTCTCTCAaatcggaagaagatgaagaaatttAAGCATACGGGATTGGAAATACTGAGAAGGCGCACCAGCAGGGAGCAGTTCATGGATACATTAGCATCCGAGGAGTTTTTGTTCCAAGTATCTTCTAGTATTGCTAATTGTATTGAAATGAAATTTTAG